ttttgtgagacaaatatcttatttggaccatgcatgaaaaattattattactatttatgttaaagagtattattttttattgtgaatatcggtagggttgactcgtctcacagataaagattcgtgagatccaTTTGCAACTTAGAAACAGCTCGAGGACACCGTGATAGATTGTCCAAGCATTTTGAAGTGATGGATAAAGCTCTTGCTGAAGAAGAAGGTCATCCATCTGGTGAGGTTGTTGTGTCGTTTATAGGTAGAAAGATTTGTTTGAATTCATGACTGAGTTATTCGTCTTAGCTTGGTTTCATATATACACTGCAAGCTTGCTCAGCTTAATTTTGTTGTGTTACAGTTATCACGAAATCTATCATGATTTATTTGAGATTTCCGTGGTTCTCAAATCACTTAAACCATGTTTAGTACCTTCAAGTGAAGTTAATTATACCTACCTTAATCTTTCTCTTTGAACAAACAATCTAGTATCTCCCACCACTGTCTCATCTTTACCTCCAATGctcaattttttaaaactatCTCAACACATCCAGAGTTATTTATAGTTGATTAAATTTGCCTACTAATTGATTGATTACTCAGCTAGGCCACATACCCGCGGCAATTCTTGATTTGATTTTTGTGTCACAGCTGTGCAAACCATCTAAAACTTGCACTTTTCTTGAAACCATCGTATCAATTATCCACTATCTATTTATTGCTTATTACAACCGGCGAAGCGATATCTGTAAAAAAAAGTTACTTATGATTTTTATCAGGAGAGTTGGTTAAATGAAGGGAAAGGCAATGCAGTTTCGTGAAAATGGTTTGTTCGGTTCTTCACAACTGATGGAGCCTTTAGAAATTTTTTACGAGACAATTTAGAATGTTCCTGTAAAGTTGGATGCACATGATTTTCTTGTAGTTTAGGTTGTTTATGTCTCGATAGTTTGAAATGCAGATTCGCTGGAGCTGATAATTCTGAGAAAGATTTAGCTATTGGGGCTGCTGCTGTTGCTGCTGCTTCCATTTATTCAACTTGCAACTTCCTGATGTCCAAGGAAAACTGACATTGTTGCTGACTGGGATTTGGGCATTGTTTTTTGGTATTTTAACTAGGGTTAGATATTCTTGTCAGAAATTTATGGTACAAACAGTTTTTTCAGCAACAAtcgaaatgaaaattttgaataaaatctTCCGGGAGAAACAACTGGCCGCCGGTCATGACCAATCACCCATTTGAGGGCCTCCATTTCAACTCAGCAAAGGTAATTACTAAAACTAGAAGCCAGTTAAGTAGAGATGAAACAAATTAACATATTTTTTTCGAATCAAGCTTTTATCTTTTTTAACAAACGCTATttgctacaaaaaaaaaatagccGTACATGAGGGGATCaaccaaaatttctcaagaaagCAACTACAACAATCCCATCGGTTCTAAACAGCATTCTTATTCTACTTTTTACAAGAATTTCTATGCACATCTGATATAACGAAATCCCGTATAGAAAAGAGGGAGAAAAAGTTCAAAGGGAACTCGGTAGCAATTTTGAAGAAGATTGTTTGGAAAATCCGTGCAAACGATTAGAACCTGTCTGTGTTTTGGACTGAACCTTCTTAATTGAATCCACGGTTCACAAGTTTGTGTACGGATTGAGCGAGGGACAATGCAAGTCTAGACAACACCCGCGCATGGAAATTATATGAATATCATGATAATTTCTCGAAACATTTCAATTCTGAGGCCAATCCGTGTCTCATCACATCATATCACAGGAAAAGCCAAAACCTTGGTTCAGCAAGGCCTGTATCTTGAAGCCCTTCATTTATTCTCTAAAGAACCAAATTTTCCTATCAAGACTTCGAGATTCGCATTCCCATCTCTTCTCAAGGCATGTGCTTATCTTTCACATGTACTTTACGGTGAATCTCTCCATTCCATAATTCTCAAAATGGGTCTTCAATATGATCCTTTCATCACCACTTCACTTCTCGATATGTATGTGAAATGCGGGTGGCTTAGTAGTGCAGTACACCTGTTTGATATTGCGTCTCAATGTGAAGTTTTAGTTCAGGATGTGGTTCTTTGGAATTCTATCATTGACGGGCTTTCTAAAAATGGGATCTACGAGGTTGGTTTGGTTCATTTTCGTCGGATGCAGTTGTTAAATGTGAAGCCTGATGGTTACACTTTGTGCATTCTTCTTGGATCGTGTAACCGTGTATTGGATATTGCTTATGGTACAGAAATTCATGCCTACGTGATAAGAAACGCTTTTGATGATGATCCTTTTGTAGTTACTGCCATGATCCATATGTACTCGAATTTTAACATGCCAATGGAAGCTTGGTACGTGTTTGAGAAGTTGGAAAATAACTGCAGTATGGCAGCTTGGAATGCAATGATCAATGGGTTTTGTGAAAATGGATTTTGGATAAATGGCTTGAAATTGTACTCGCTAGCAAAGAGTGAGAGACTCGAGCTTGGATCAACAACGTTTTCCAGCGTGCTGGCAGCTTGCTCACAAGGTGATGATATAGGAAATGGTTGTCAGATACACTGTGATGTGGTTAAGGCAGGTTTTGAGAACGATCCTTTTGTTAGCACTTCTCTCATAACCTTTTACTCCAAGTGTGGATTCCTTAAAGATGCAGAGAGAGTGTTTTATATGGTAGAGGATAAAGAGGTGGAAATATGGAATGGCATGATCTCGGCATATGTTAATGATGGCCGTGCGAATGATGCTTTACGTATCTACAATAAGATGCGATTTAGAATGGTTGGAACCAATTCTTTCACCATATCAAACACTTTGGTGGCATGCAATATGATTGGAGAATCTTATTTGGGCAGGATGATTCATGGCGATTTGATAAAAAAACCAATGATGGAGAGTCTGACCGTACAAAGTGCTCTATTGACTATGTACTCGAAACTTGGGTGTCCAAAGGACGCACACAAAGTTTTCAGTGGAATGAAGGAAAAGGACTTAGTAGCTTGGGGCTCTCTGATGTCAGGGACATGTGAAGATAGGAAATTCCTGGAGGTATTAGATTTATATAAAGCAATGGAATGTGACGGTGTGAAGCCAGATCATAACATAATAGCAACTGTAATTATTGCTTGCACTGAACTCAATGATGAAAGACTTGGTTTCTGTGTTCATGGATTATCAATAAAGAAAGGATTAAACTTGAATCCTTTTGCGGGTAGCTctctgattaatttttattctcAATGTGGGCTACCAGATATGGCTAAAAGGGTGTTTTCAAATGTCTCTCTGAAGAATTTGGTGGTTTGGAATTCTTTAATATCATGCTATTACCAGAATGGCCTCCCAGATATCTCCATCAGTCTTCTTCATCAAATTCTGCAGCATGGCTTGTTCCCAGATGCTGTATCAATTACCAGTGTTCTTCCTGCAGTTTCATCAATGGCAGGATTGCTTAAAGGAAAGGCCATACATGG
This genomic interval from Primulina eburnea isolate SZY01 chromosome 16, ASM2296580v1, whole genome shotgun sequence contains the following:
- the LOC140817310 gene encoding pentatricopeptide repeat-containing protein At2g40720, whose translation is MNIMIISRNISILRPIRVSSHHITGKAKTLVQQGLYLEALHLFSKEPNFPIKTSRFAFPSLLKACAYLSHVLYGESLHSIILKMGLQYDPFITTSLLDMYVKCGWLSSAVHLFDIASQCEVLVQDVVLWNSIIDGLSKNGIYEVGLVHFRRMQLLNVKPDGYTLCILLGSCNRVLDIAYGTEIHAYVIRNAFDDDPFVVTAMIHMYSNFNMPMEAWYVFEKLENNCSMAAWNAMINGFCENGFWINGLKLYSLAKSERLELGSTTFSSVLAACSQGDDIGNGCQIHCDVVKAGFENDPFVSTSLITFYSKCGFLKDAERVFYMVEDKEVEIWNGMISAYVNDGRANDALRIYNKMRFRMVGTNSFTISNTLVACNMIGESYLGRMIHGDLIKKPMMESLTVQSALLTMYSKLGCPKDAHKVFSGMKEKDLVAWGSLMSGTCEDRKFLEVLDLYKAMECDGVKPDHNIIATVIIACTELNDERLGFCVHGLSIKKGLNLNPFAGSSLINFYSQCGLPDMAKRVFSNVSLKNLVVWNSLISCYYQNGLPDISISLLHQILQHGLFPDAVSITSVLPAVSSMAGLLKGKAIHGYYIRLQIPDDIQVDNALMDMYIKCGCLNYAQNMFNNMLKRNLVSWNSIIAGFGSHSECHKAIEFFHEMRNLGIEPDEITFLSLISSCNHCGFVEEGLKIFQSMKEYKIGIKMEHYVNMVDLLGRAARLYDAYSLIKNMTITPGRGVWLSLLSSCRVHCNIELGEFAARNLIKMDPNRGSNYVQLLNLYIDTGLQGKAASLRALMREKGLTKIPGCSWIEVKNKVDVFYSGDSSSPSTVMIHETIDNLKNSMNKLDFSMEAGEILFEPG